In a single window of the Daphnia carinata strain CSIRO-1 chromosome 4, CSIRO_AGI_Dcar_HiC_V3, whole genome shotgun sequence genome:
- the LOC130694473 gene encoding uncharacterized protein LOC130694473, whose amino-acid sequence MNTLIVLSILVLASTASGELRSGYPLDESNSAYGLEKSESAYAIEKSVAAYPVEKSAAEDILEKSVPAYPFEKFGRPILVRSPFRPVLVKNSQPAYSLEQSVQAYWLEKSAPAYILEKSAVA is encoded by the exons ATGAACACCCTG ATTGTTTTATCAATCCTAGTATTGGCCTCTACTGCATCTGGGGAACTTCGTTCGGGCTATCCTTTAGACGAATCCAATTCTGCCTATGGTCTTGAAAAGTCTGAATCGGCCTATGCTATCGAGAAGTCCGTCGCTGCCTACCCCGTCGAAAAGTCCGCCGCAGAAGATATCCTCGAAAAGTCTGTACCTGCCTATCCTTTCGAGAAATTCGGCCGGCCTATTCTCGTGAGAAGTCCGTTCCGTCCTGTTCTTGTGAAAAATTCGCAACCGGCGTATAGTCTCGAACAGTCTGTACAGGCGTATTGGCTCGAAAAGTCTGCACCGGCCTATATTCTCGAAAAGTCCGCCGTGGCCTAA
- the LOC130695241 gene encoding uncharacterized protein LOC130695241 has translation MFLFTILRKQYAFVASVFFWFTLVFYFYSFRVCDLVCGRNASNNHTVCCASIAGGLVLTVGSAVATLWRYLPTPSRPFLECILSLVGTMPGGFTSYALVKVLVYAETIQLLCHIRELSLMPITIAACLKNETIHSSQLIQNSSIFKQEHMNHVSTGVTDIIAKFNEVNGTQSQFRNAVEIGYRWLESRGFGCQQVLTRPFALCLNATKEAKKDCLLKGAEALCDVVDISEEICWKLMTLSKGPCQHLGPDRITEMLTSFRQRLGNLASGVIRMRVGILFELHVTSNVGDKLSKAWTRILESLRDTGELIRVTYDITINYVLKLVAIAGLIAWPVSYLCYYVCGPLSFDNFYITKAEYLEIHGQEEIVEKDELQIVPAWIPTLKETIRMLWDVFFAADQLIIVAFLLVDFYYTNWINDLHVKWLGMFQNFRSNVFEKIGQSNETTGVGFIGEMVVQQLEKLQEAIGFDRLLSCFRPAPPATYSRNIFFIALAQKALYIFVQTKLRYIPSFICARFYRRRHYLRMSYLKAKIMLRPPAQSRYPVSRCRFTSYLRRKLSALLVRLRNPIRKTSHV, from the coding sequence atgtttcttttcacgaTACTTCGCAAACAGTATGCATTTGTTGCAAGTGTTTTCTTCTGGTTCACACTTGTATTTTACTTCTATTCCTTCCGTGTTTGCGACCTCGTATGTGGTAGAAACGCAAGTAACAACCATACTGTATGCTGTGCATCCATCGCTGGTGGATTGGTTCTAACTGTTGGATCAGCCGTCGCAACTCTTTGGCGTTATCTGCCCACCCCATCAAGACCCTTTTTAGAATGTATCCTGTCACTTGTTGGGACTATGCCCGGTGGATTCACTTCTTACGCTCTCGTGAAAGTGCTAGTCTACGCCGAAACCATCCAGCTGTTGTGCCATATCAGAGAACTATCTCTTATGCCAATAACGATAGCAGCGtgtttgaaaaacgaaacaatccACTCTTCGCAATTAATTCAAAACAgttcaatttttaaacaagagCACATGAATCACGTGAGTACAGGCGTCACCGACATCATAGCTAAATTCAACGAAGTCAATGGAACTCAAAGCCAATTCCGGAATGCTGTAGAAATCGGATACAGATGGTTGGAGAGCAGAGGCTTCGGTTGCCAACAAGTCTTGACGAGGCCTTTCGCACTGTGTTTAAACGCTACGAAAGAAGCCAAGAAAGATTGCCTCTTAAAAGGTGCAGAAGCGCTCTGCGATGTCGTGGACATTTCTGAAGAAATTTGCTGGAAATTGATGACGTTGAGCAAAGGTCCGTGCCAACATTTAGGGCCGGATAGAATCACTGAAATGTTAACGAGTTTTCGTCAGCGGCTGGGCAATTTGGCAAGTGGAGTCATTCGAATGCGTGTGGGCATCTTGTTCGAACTTCACGTCACTTCTAATGTAGGAGACAAGTTAAGCAAAGCATGGACTCGTATTTTGGAAAGTCTTCGTGATACAGGCGAACTTATCCGTGTGACGTATGACATTACCATCAACTACGTTCTGAAATTAGTGGCAATAGCTGGACTGATAGCCTGGCCAGTCAGCTATCTTTGTTACTATGTTTGTGGTCCACTTTCATTCGATAACTTTTATATTACCAAAGCAGAGTACTTGGAAATTCATGGACAAGAAGAGATTGTAGAGAAAGACGAACTGCAGATTGTTCCAGCATGGATCCCGACGCTGAAAGAAACAATTCGAATGCTATGGGATGTATTCTTTGCGGCAGACCAATTGATTATtgtggcttttcttttggtcgATTTTTATTATACAAATTGGATCAATGATCTTCACGTGAAATGGTTGGGAATGTTCCAAAACTTCCGATCTAACGTGTTCGAAAAAATTGGGCAGTCTAACGAGACGACGGGAGTTGGATTCATCGGAGAGATGGTTGTCCAACAGCTGGAAAAATTGCAAGAAGCCATTGGCTTCGATCGTCTATTGTCTTGCTTCCGTCCAGCTCCACCAGCCACTTACTCccgaaacattttctttatagCCCTGGCTCAGAAGGCATTGTACATTTTCGTTCAAACCAAATTGCGTTACATCCCTTCGTTTATTTGTGCCAGATTCTACCGTCGCAGACATTACCTGCGAATGTCCTACCTCAAAGCAAAAATCATGCTGAGGCCTCCTGCTCAATCACGTTATCCCGTTTCACGTTGTCGTTTTACATCGTATTTGAGGCGAAAGCTATCCGCACTGCTCGTCAGATTACGAAACCCAATCCGTAAAACTTCTCATGTTTAG